The following nucleotide sequence is from Plasmodium sp. gorilla clade G2 genome assembly, chromosome: 11.
aaaaaaaaagaaaaaaaaaaaaaaagtacacaCATGTATATTAATCgagagaaaaatataattatattattatcataattgaTATTGTATAAAGATAgtgtcatttttatattattataatataatatgtatatatatatattattttattttttattttttttcttttatattaaagaaaagaaattctAGTAATTCTCTACTTATTAATACTGACTTCTGAATTAATTCATCTAAGTTAATTGTGGGAGagtaaaacaaataaatatataatattatatatatatgtacatataaatatattttaatatataaaaataaataaataaaacaacataaaaatatatatatatatattcatttacatatatatttgtttatgtattaatataatattatgccTTCATATTATGCATAACATATTAATGCGTatgtaaaaaagaaaaaaaaaagtaaatgtTTGAAAATATCCATTTGATATTTTATGAGGGTGTTGTTTTATCTCATCCTTTTTGatatactttatatatttatattttttagttTTTAGTTATTTTTTAGtttctatttattttttagtttTTAGTTATTTTTTAGtttctatttatttttatatgtgtgtgtaatTATTTTaggttattatatatatatatatatatatttatttatttatatttattgatttatttatacatatactGACCAATAtggaaattaaaaataaagcgGAAAATTTAACTATTAGCAATCTTTTTAGAACAGGTGATAATAGAGGAAAGAGAAATATGATAATGGATAATAAGAGCAAGCTAATAATAGATagtgaaaagaaaaaaaacatatggtctatatttacaaaattagatgatagtaataataaaaaagatgacGATGATTTGAATAGTAGTTTgaatttaaatgataattctatgaattatgatgaaaatgaaagtatcgagaattttttttctccaagaaatataatggaaaatgataaaaagaatattacaTATTCTAATGGTAcgttatttaaaaatacagaacaaaattatgaaattagaaatgaaatagaaaatatatctaatagTTTTAAacgtaaatataatatattattaaccgAAAAAACGGATGATAGTAtgttaaatgatataatatcaataaaaaaaatgaagaaagaTCAAAATGTTAATTGTCCAAGTTATAATTCGTATAGagaatttttttcaaaaagtGAGGGAAACAaaagtaatagtaatagtattagtaataataattcttatacACTTAATAGTAATGATTTaactttaaataataataatttgataCTATGTGGTAATAATGAAAGTCCCTTTAGTAGTAATAGTActattatgaataataaaataatatataataaaatagaaaatgatgatatatctAGAagaatgaacaaaataaataatataggaAATTTTAAATCTCTTAGTactttaaatgataaaaatataattatgaataCTACTTCTATTAAATCTACTACTTCAACTATATCAACTACTTCATCTATTACAACACATGCTGGTCcaataataaatacaaaatatgtagatgataatgatatgaGTAGCTCAGGacaaaatattcaaatacCTAACATTGTAGAAAAAATggattgtaataataaaaattatactaGTTCGAATAATGGTAATCCTTACAGTACTAATAATATTACTAAGACAACAAATGTTattaagaagaaaaatatttgtgTACCTGTGAAACCTTTAAATAtacaacataaaaaaaaaatatataattacactCCAAATAAAAAAGTACACACGtttcataaaaatgataaatttgatatattaggAAGATTAGGTGATGATGtatttagatatattttatcatctgtaaaaaataaaaatttattattattaaataaaagatGTTGTGCACTTATACGTTCTTTAcgaataaaattaatttatgatGAATCTTTAAAAAGTTCTATATCAGCAGATAGTATAATgaaaacaatatatttatcagaGAAGCTTGAAATATTAGATTTATCAGGATGTTCTCATTTAACATCTCATCATTTTCATGTTTTTTCTAattctaataatataaaatttcaaACGTCATTAAAAGtattatgtttaaaaaattgtaataaaatatctgATTCAAGCTTAAAACTTTTATTACAtagatttaaaaatttagaaGTTGTAGATATACGTAACTGTTATAAAATTAGTCATGAAGGTATATATCCTTTAAAATTTAAacatacattaaaaaaattatatatgggAAATCTTACTTCATCAAATGTAACAAATTGTCATTCGAATGATTCATTAAAAGTATTATTTAATagtaaaaaagataatatacaATTAGATAcagttttaaataatttaatagctttagaaataattaatgtcaaatattttgatgatatatcacatttatatatgattgCTAATAATCTAAAGATACTTAATTTTAAAGGATGTCCTATTGATGATACTTCTTCAAATTACTTTCaatatttcaaaaatttACTTGCCCTTAATTTGTCAGAAACAAATATATCTaatcatttattaaatgtaGTTATTAATAATTCAACAAAATTAAAGGTACTAGATATATCTAAAACACCTGAAATACTTAATAGTACTATTTTGGAGAtaccaaaaaaattaaagtacTTGAAAAAGGTTAAGCTATCACACTTGCAAAATGTTGATAATTTCTGTTTGAGACAATTTTTGAAGTATTCTAAGGATTTAACATGCATAGACTTTTCAAATTGTTGGAAAGTGAACAACACgttttgtaatataaatgGTTTGGAAATAGCAGCaggtaataaatataaataaataaataaataaataaatatatatatgaagaaaaactactaatatttatacatatacatataatatatatatatattcccaTTTTAACCTTTaggaaataaattaaaagacaTCGGAGCCTATCAATGTTCTATTGACAGAAAATCTTGCGAAGGATGTTTTGCAGAACTTGGATGTTCATCCTTACGTGTTCATGTTtataatgtaaaatataaaaaattaagcacacacatatatattatatatatatatatatatatatatatatatatatattaaattaattgtTGCATACTTGGATATAtgtcttatatatatgtacatcctatattttatattattttttggaaatatatattttttttttttttttttttttaatatgtagGAGCTATTTCTATTTGAGACATCCATTTATACAGATATTAAATTACTTGAAGACgattaaattaaaaagtttttaatatttttaattttttccacatattgatataataaataaaaagaagtttattaaaaaaaatatatatatatattttttttttaaattaaattattttttttaatgacatatttttttttgaatatattcattttataatgttaagtatatatagtgcataaataaataaatatataaaatgttcatgtacatataatatatatatataaagtatatttttgtatatatatatatataataaataaaattcatatatattttttttttttattttatatatattattttttttaagttacatttttttttttttttttactgtttttttataaaatataattttttttaatatatatgatgatatgtatataataatatgaacattacatatatatattatacatataatatattatttagaattttttttttaagtacatataaaaatatataatttattataatataataataaaatatatttttatttttattgaaaaaaaaaaaaaaaaaaaagaggaaaattttataattatataaatatttaatttttcttttatttttcacgttatatttacaaaagaaaaaaaataataaaattaaattgatatatttatatgaattaatgaaaaatatataaaactaaAAGGTCAAATAATCGTCACAATAggaattaaaagaaatatttacatattgtaataaaaagaaaaagaaaaattttaacgatgaaaaatatataaataatggcAAATGATTTAGGAGAATTgtcaaataaacaaaatggtTATATGGAAAATGAGataaatgagaaaaataatgaaataaataatgaaataaataatgaaataaataatgaaataaataatgaagttactgataaaataattaaagatataaaaaatgatattgtGAGAAATAATATggttaaagaagaaaataaatatattaataaaacacATAATGAGGATATTGTTAATTcattatgtaataaaaaaattgaaccagataataatatagaaaaaaaatctGGTGAAGAAGAATGTGAAACATTGTGTAAACAAGAATTTagtttaaaaaatgtattacgTAAAAGATTTTTAAAAGGCAAAAGTGATAAATGTGATgagaatgataataaatatatgaataatagtaataataatatgaatagtaataataatatgaatagtaataataatataaatagtaatgatcataataataacaatgatGATGATTTTTATACTTGTACTAATGGATCTATTGATAaagatatgaataaaaatgataaggatgtaaaaaataaaaaaccaAAAGAATgcataaataatgaagagaAGATACCTTCTGAAGTTGAATGTGCTATATGtatgaaattattaattgTTCCAGTTACCATACCATGTGGTCATAATTTTTGTCGAGATTGTATAGAGAAAGCaaaggaatataaaaatttgtgTCCATTATGTAGATCTAATATGGgtgataaaaagaatatcaaCCTGTTATTAGGagaattaataaaacaaaaatatccTTTAACATATTCAAAAAGATTAGAAGAAATTGAAAATTTGAAATtagaacaagaaaaaaaagtaataaaagaaagaatTAATGCTATTAATAATTCATCTATTATTCCAATATTTAAAGCACCATTAATATTTGGTCCATATTTTCCAGGAGAAGTTTTTGAtatcaatatttataataaacgTTTTAtagatttaatatattttatatctaatGAAGGTACCTTTGCTATTACATCAagcaaagaaaaaaatgatgaaaaaaagtTATATGGAATACATGTTAAAATattagaacaaaaaaaaagtaatcaAGTTTTCTATTTAAAATGTATAGCCAATTTTAGAGTActcttatataatataacccTTTTTACAGATTATGCAAATTTTGTGGGATTGCATTCTCCACTTTTTGATGAAAACATACCTATCAATTTTTTAACTtctcatattataaataatacaaatgttCATACAGatagtaaaaatataacatgtAGTAATGATAACAATGAACAAGATGTTTCTTTGTGTAATCATACCAATAATGGAgggaaagaaaaaattgaagacttaaaaaaattattatatcaaaTAGAAGTAGAAGaagatattaatttaatttcttACTATTACGAAcagtataaaaatataacaaccATGACAGAACTGATagacaacaataataataatagtaatagtaataatagtaataataatagtaataatagtagtaataataataatagtagtaatatatcaaatactgttaaatattattcttgtattttattatccaaaatatgtttattatgtattaaaaatCAACTTAATCGCTTTGGAAGTGCAGGTGTTATGTTATTTAATACAAAatttagaaatataaaattaactTCTTCTGAACCTTCAAATGAAGAATTAGAAAAATTTTCTTATTCTTTAAGTTGTGCTATTATTTCAAGATCTTCACTTAAATGGAAATGGTTCAAAATTACAGATACATATGAAAGATTAGAAAGTATAacacaatattttttaaaaaaaaaaaataaaagtattcTTGCCTTAGATAATTCAAGATCTCCATTAATACATAGATTCTTTATGTTAGATTCCATATCTTCTTCTTTAATTAtacttgttttttttttaattatcatttgtataaaatattttatatattaaccatataaaaattgggatatatatatatttttttttatgtatattgaATATGGATATGTGTActtatgtatatacatacatacataaatacatCTCCATATATCTATTTTGAATTGTTATAtctaattatttaattatttattattatattataattttttttttttttttttttttttttttatatttaatattacatatatattatatctatatatttaattttggcataattataatgcttagcttttttgtttaaatataaatttttatttgtatatatttaaacattCAAAAAGTAAGGTCTTATCCCTTcttcaataaaatatatatatatatatatatatatatttatatttaaggTTATGttattatgttattataatataggGGTACACATAAAGCATTCTATACATTATTATCTGTAATGTATATTTCTTTCcccttattattttattatatatatatatgtgtattttaataatttgaaaaattCTGATAAGCTTAAAATTaagttttataatatttagtTAAGTTTTCAATTTCAACAGGAATAAGGACCATATCAGATacttatatacattttaataatatatttatcttatgggataattattcaaataagttatattatatcttaatatattatatatatatgaagagaTATACTactacataatatatatttataatagtatctttaatgtttttaaagttgtaaaaatatatatatgaaataaaataataatattaaaatattatatataattaaattctTAATTTTATGGAAATAAAGCATAAAAAAGGTGCatcttatataaaatatatatatatatatatatataatataattagtatatatttatatgtatttatttatttatttatatatatattattatttttattttttccctaTATATTATTCCTATTTTAaagtttttaatattatttagagTGTACtcatatatcaaaaaaactgctattaattttatataatattatgttgcgttattaaaagaaatttatgtatgtattattgagaaaaaaagaaaatacaaatatgaataatgacATACAGGACTttgaatgaaaaattatataatgggtataatcatataaataatatacatatatatattatatatatataatatatatataaaaaaaataataaataatatatatataatatattattacatgtatacagatatatattttaataaataaatataagcatatatatatattatatatatattatattatatatatgtataattatatttaaaatcatattatttaaaaaatttttttttataattttcaacATGTAGAAAAATTCAGAgagaatataattttattatatttcaatatatttatatacatttttttttttttttttttttttttttttttcctttctttctaacaataaataaatatcccAAGAAAgcccttttttttattatatatttttggattgataaaataatatgtagtTCTTATcataaagtaaaaaaaaaaaaatatatattatatatatatatatataatttataaattataaaaagtagaaaaagaaaaaaaaaggatatcataaaaaaaaataataaatgaatattataatgaattGAAGAGTCTCATTTTAATAGTTGGAATTAtaagtttttatttataatattatgcttgtataatttttttttttttttttttttttttttttttgttctaatTGATTTGTTAATTTGACTCCTATTTTGAAAGTAggttctttatttatttctttctttcttcgttttatttaatatttaaaaagtaaggaaacataaaaaaaaaatatatatatatatatattatatattacatatatatgtaatatatatatgtttatatttatatgtaaataaaagatatacatatatattatatatatatatatattttatatattttaatttcctGGTGATAGATGAATGAACCTTTTAGTTTCAATGTAAATGCTCCTTCATATTATCCTGGAATGAAATATAAGGGTGCAGGGGCAGAGGAAGATGAtgaaaacaataataacGTGAACAATACTTCTGACgagaataatattaatatgaacaatGATGTTAATAATGATTTGGATAAAATAGAAGAGCATGAAGAAGATATAAATGGATCCGAAAGTGTAGAAGATGAGAATGTTAACGATATAGAAGAGAAAATAGGTAAACTTGTTTtgaatgatgataatgaaaatatgaaaGAAGACGTAGAAGAATTACAAGAAAAAGTAgaagacaaaaaaataaaaatggcTGAAGTAGATCCAAGACCACacttaaatataatttttattggACATGTTGATGCAGGGAAATCAACAGCTTGtggtaatattttatatatattgggaTATGTTGATGATAGAACtattgaaaaatatgaaagagAGGCTAAAGAAAAAAGTCGAGAAAGTTGGTTTCTAGCATTTATTATGGATattaatgaagaagaaagaCAGAAAGGTAAAACTGTAGAAGTTGGAAGGGCTCACTTTGAAACAAAAGATAGAAGATTTACAATTCTTGATGCACCTGgacataaaaattttattccAAATATGATTAGTGGTGCTGCGCAAGCAGATATTGGTGTTTTAATTATATCAGCAAGAAAGGGAGAATTTGAGACAGGTTTTGAGAGAGGAGGACAAACAAGAGAGCACACTTTGTTGGCAAGAACATTGGGTATtccaaagaaaaaaaaaaaatatatatatatatgtatataagtatatatatatatatgtatatgtgtatatgtgtacatgtatatatgtatatgtttatatgtgtatatatttatatgtgtatatatttatctatgtATAAGttgttaatataaaaagatatacatacatatgtttatatatatatatatatttttttttttttttttttcccaatATAGGCATTAATCAACTCATTGTGGCAATTAACAAAATGGACGATCCAACGTGCAATTGGAGTGAAAACAGATATGAAGAAattcaaaagaaaataacgccatatataaaatcttgtggatataatattaataaggaTGTATTTTTCGTCCCTATATCTGGTTTAACTGGTCAGAATTTATCTGAACATGTATCAGATAAAAATTCGAAAATATATGACCCAAGAGCTAGTTGGTATGATTTATCAAAGCcaacattatttaatatattaaattcttTACCACCTCCCCCTTGGGATGAAAATGGTCCATTAAGAATTCCTTTATTAGAAGGATATAAAGATAATG
It contains:
- a CDS encoding translation elongation factor EF-1, subunit alpha, putative; amino-acid sequence: MNEPFSFNVNAPSYYPGMKYKGAGAEEDDENNNNVNNTSDENNINMNNDVNNDLDKIEEHEEDINGSESVEDENVNDIEEKIGKLVLNDDNENMKEDVEELQEKVEDKKIKMAEVDPRPHLNIIFIGHVDAGKSTACGNILYILGYVDDRTIEKYEREAKEKSRESWFLAFIMDINEEERQKGKTVEVGRAHFETKDRRFTILDAPGHKNFIPNMISGAAQADIGVLIISARKGEFETGFERGGQTREHTLLARTLGINQLIVAINKMDDPTCNWSENRYEEIQKKITPYIKSCGYNINKDVFFVPISGLTGQNLSEHVSDKNSKIYDPRASWYDLSKPTLFNILNSLPPPPWDENGPLRIPLLEGYKDNGIIAIGKIESGTLYGNNMNCTLMPNKVKVKVMNVFLEDDEVPYAKPGENVRVRLFGVEEDQISKGFVLCDSINLCSVVHEFIGRVAIVELLEHKPIITAGYFCIFHAHTACEEIQFVEMLEVIDKKSKKKKTKPKFIKSDCIVTAHFLLSNPVCVEVYDNLPQLGRFTLRDQGKTIAIGKILELKV
- a CDS encoding RING zinc finger protein, putative, coding for MANDLGELSNKQNGYMENEINEKNNEINNEINNEINNEINNEVTDKIIKDIKNDIVRNNMVKEENKYINKTHNEDIVNSLCNKKIEPDNNIEKKSGEEECETLCKQEFSLKNVLRKRFLKGKSDKCDENDNKYMNNSNNNMNSNNNMNSNNNINSNDHNNNNDDDFYTCTNGSIDKDMNKNDKDVKNKKPKECINNEEKIPSEVECAICMKLLIVPVTIPCGHNFCRDCIEKAKEYKNLCPLCRSNMGDKKNINLLLGELIKQKYPLTYSKRLEEIENLKLEQEKKVIKERINAINNSSIIPIFKAPLIFGPYFPGEVFDINIYNKRFIDLIYFISNEGTFAITSSKEKNDEKKLYGIHVKILEQKKSNQVFYLKCIANFRVLLYNITLFTDYANFVGLHSPLFDENIPINFLTSHIINNTNVHTDSKNITCSNDNNEQDVSLCNHTNNGGKEKIEDLKKLLYQIEVEEDINLISYYYEQYKNITTMTELIDNNNNNSNSNNSNNNSNNSSNNNNSSNISNTVKYYSCILLSKICLLCIKNQLNRFGSAGVMLFNTKFRNIKLTSSEPSNEELEKFSYSLSCAIISRSSLKWKWFKITDTYERLESITQYFLKKKNKSILALDNSRSPLIHRFFMLDSISSSLIILVFFLIIICIKYFIY
- a CDS encoding leucine-rich repeat protein, with translation MEIKNKAENLTISNLFRTGDNRGKRNMIMDNKSKLIIDSEKKKNIWSIFTKLDDSNNKKDDDDLNSSLNLNDNSMNYDENESIENFFSPRNIMENDKKNITYSNGTLFKNTEQNYEIRNEIENISNSFKRKYNILLTEKTDDSMLNDIISIKKMKKDQNVNCPSYNSYREFFSKSEGNKSNSNSISNNNSYTLNSNDLTLNNNNLILCGNNESPFSSNSTIMNNKIIYNKIENDDISRRMNKINNIGNFKSLSTLNDKNIIMNTTSIKSTTSTISTTSSITTHAGPIINTKYVDDNDMSSSGQNIQIPNIVEKMDCNNKNYTSSNNGNPYSTNNITKTTNVIKKKNICVPVKPLNIQHKKKIYNYTPNKKVHTFHKNDKFDILGRLGDDVFRYILSSVKNKNLLLLNKRCCALIRSLRIKLIYDESLKSSISADSIMKTIYLSEKLEILDLSGCSHLTSHHFHVFSNSNNIKFQTSLKVLCLKNCNKISDSSLKLLLHRFKNLEVVDIRNCYKISHEGIYPLKFKHTLKKLYMGNLTSSNVTNCHSNDSLKVLFNSKKDNIQLDTVLNNLIALEIINVKYFDDISHLYMIANNLKILNFKGCPIDDTSSNYFQYFKNLLALNLSETNISNHLLNVVINNSTKLKVLDISKTPEILNSTILEIPKKLKYLKKVKLSHLQNVDNFCLRQFLKYSKDLTCIDFSNCWKVNNTFCNINGLEIAAGNKLKDIGAYQCSIDRKSCEGCFAELGCSSLRVHVYNELFLFETSIYTDIKLLEDD